The proteins below are encoded in one region of Haloterrigena turkmenica DSM 5511:
- a CDS encoding haloacid dehalogenase type II codes for MSFDPAAVETITVDSYGTLVDPFAVERALATHVDQVSPIAEQWRSRSIRYTMVSNFTDSYQTFYEMNRDALRFALEDHGVELSDETIEEILSTYHELDPFDDVRDGLEQLTDAGYDVYVLSNGNPEMLESMVEMAEIGSLIADAISAHEIRTFKPAVDIYRHAAGRTGTPIESIAHVAGPTFDVQGAMHAGMQGVWIDRGNGVRDPFGDDPDLTVETFYELADEFGL; via the coding sequence ATGTCGTTCGATCCGGCCGCAGTAGAAACGATCACAGTCGACTCGTACGGAACCCTCGTCGACCCGTTCGCGGTCGAGCGGGCGCTCGCAACCCACGTCGATCAAGTGAGTCCGATCGCCGAACAGTGGCGCAGTCGCTCGATCAGGTATACGATGGTGAGTAACTTCACCGACAGCTACCAGACGTTCTACGAGATGAACCGCGACGCGCTCCGGTTCGCGCTTGAGGACCATGGAGTCGAACTCTCGGACGAGACGATCGAAGAGATCCTCTCGACGTACCACGAACTCGATCCGTTCGACGACGTTCGGGACGGTCTCGAACAGCTTACCGACGCCGGATACGACGTCTACGTGCTCTCGAACGGTAACCCCGAGATGCTCGAGTCGATGGTCGAGATGGCGGAGATCGGGTCGCTGATCGCGGACGCGATCAGTGCACACGAGATTCGGACGTTCAAACCCGCCGTCGACATCTACCGGCACGCGGCGGGACGAACCGGAACACCGATCGAATCGATCGCACACGTTGCCGGACCCACGTTCGACGTTCAGGGCGCGATGCACGCGGGTATGCAGGGCGTCTGGATCGATCGCGGGAACGGAGTCAGGGATCCGTTCGGCGACGATCCCGATTTGACCGTCGAGACGTTTTACGAACTCGCGGACGAATTCGGACTGTAG
- a CDS encoding halocarboxylic acid dehydrogenase DehI family protein yields the protein MDTSEQLYELEATGWKRGLYEDIKHTFRAPIVNWIFRTTTANYPEFLRYAWGQVKPAFETARFGRFSVSYRDTILSALEAETSIPTYRRDELEVTPAEYGELRGQLATYDIVAPRLAVLFELVDRALTDEPIGTDPDRSRAATAPLPDWLDADRGRPPTMVAFDEPPEDLSDVVPAIQSFHGLDDGLPSIYRTLAQWPGYLAPMWDDLEPILEGDAFSTAVTEARAAVTDYVDSLPYVPRLDPDSLERRGIDEPAVTELQDLFRDFNRGPIETVVPTLPVYATTVDAAGVRSLQ from the coding sequence ATGGATACGAGCGAGCAACTGTACGAACTCGAAGCGACGGGGTGGAAGCGTGGCCTCTACGAGGACATCAAACACACGTTTCGGGCACCGATCGTCAACTGGATCTTTCGGACGACGACCGCGAACTATCCCGAGTTCCTTCGATACGCCTGGGGTCAGGTGAAGCCGGCGTTTGAGACCGCTCGCTTCGGGCGGTTCTCCGTCTCTTATCGCGATACCATCCTCTCGGCGCTCGAGGCGGAGACATCGATACCGACCTATCGTCGCGACGAACTCGAGGTCACACCGGCCGAGTACGGCGAACTCCGCGGGCAACTCGCGACCTACGACATCGTCGCGCCGCGACTCGCCGTCCTCTTCGAACTCGTCGACAGGGCGCTCACCGACGAACCGATCGGAACCGATCCCGACCGCAGCCGAGCGGCGACGGCACCGTTGCCGGACTGGCTCGACGCCGACCGCGGACGACCGCCGACGATGGTCGCGTTCGACGAGCCCCCGGAGGACTTGTCCGACGTCGTCCCGGCCATCCAGTCGTTTCACGGTCTCGACGACGGTCTCCCGAGTATCTACCGGACGCTCGCCCAGTGGCCCGGCTACCTCGCTCCCATGTGGGACGATCTCGAGCCGATCCTCGAGGGCGACGCGTTTTCGACCGCGGTCACCGAGGCCCGAGCGGCGGTGACGGACTACGTCGACTCGCTTCCGTACGTGCCGCGACTGGATCCCGACTCGCTCGAGCGTCGCGGGATCGACGAACCGGCGGTTACGGAGTTACAGGACCTGTTCCGGGACTTCAATCGGGGACCGATCGAGACCGTCGTTCCGACGCTGCCGGTGTACGCGACGACGGTCGACGCCGCCGGCGTCCGCTCGCTACAGTAA
- a CDS encoding acyl-CoA synthetase translates to MSMDHDTIVEEFEWDIPESYTVTSTIDDHAEAFGNRVAVRFLDEDDRREERTYADLRDDMNRFAKGLEELGVERGDRVMHLFPRHPDAFAIQLGALTAGALLVPCSSMLRAKDIEFRANDCNATTIVVHESLTDMVEPIVDETPLERIIVLDGDDVDDEQWSTFQSVADGQSTEYDGPELGAEDPMSINYTSGTTGQPKPVLHKHRWMYCFNRVNAPYWWGVDEDTDLEDELLWATTGTGWAKWFWSPVGVGLTTGATQLIYDGEFEPETFLEILEDEGVTKLCAVPTQYRMFANADLERYDVQLNDTLSAGEPLNREPIERIQDAWGVTPRDGYGQTETVALVTNYPGIDVKPGSMGKPTPGVGATIIEMNEEEEVEPGEIGEIAVPVDSPAIFDGYYEKPELDEQKLSGDYYRTGDLASRDEDGYFFFEGRADDIIISSGYRIGPFEVEDALVSHDAVAEAAAVDSPHEERGSIVKAYIVLAEGYEAGDDLKDELQEFMKNETAPYKYPRRIEFVEELPKTSSGKIRRIELREQEQEKHS, encoded by the coding sequence ATGAGTATGGATCACGATACCATAGTAGAGGAATTCGAATGGGACATTCCGGAATCGTATACGGTCACGTCGACCATCGACGATCACGCAGAAGCGTTCGGCAACCGAGTCGCCGTGCGGTTTCTGGACGAGGACGATCGTCGCGAAGAGCGGACCTACGCCGATCTCCGCGACGACATGAACCGCTTCGCGAAGGGACTCGAGGAACTGGGCGTCGAACGAGGCGATCGCGTAATGCACTTGTTCCCCCGTCATCCCGACGCGTTCGCGATTCAACTAGGTGCCCTCACGGCTGGTGCCCTCCTCGTTCCCTGCTCGTCGATGCTCCGTGCGAAGGACATCGAGTTCCGCGCGAACGACTGTAACGCCACAACGATCGTCGTCCACGAGTCGCTGACCGACATGGTCGAGCCGATCGTCGACGAGACGCCGCTCGAGCGCATTATCGTTCTCGATGGCGACGACGTCGACGACGAACAGTGGTCGACGTTCCAGTCCGTCGCCGACGGTCAGTCGACCGAGTACGACGGGCCCGAGCTCGGCGCCGAGGATCCGATGTCGATCAACTACACCAGCGGGACGACCGGTCAGCCGAAGCCGGTCCTCCACAAGCACCGCTGGATGTACTGCTTCAACCGGGTCAACGCTCCGTACTGGTGGGGCGTCGACGAGGACACCGATCTCGAGGACGAACTGCTGTGGGCGACGACCGGCACCGGCTGGGCCAAGTGGTTCTGGAGCCCGGTCGGCGTCGGGCTGACTACCGGTGCGACACAACTCATCTACGACGGCGAGTTCGAACCCGAGACCTTCCTCGAGATCCTTGAGGACGAGGGCGTCACCAAGCTCTGTGCCGTCCCCACGCAGTACCGGATGTTCGCTAACGCCGACCTCGAGCGGTACGACGTACAACTGAACGATACGCTCTCCGCCGGTGAGCCGCTCAACCGCGAGCCGATCGAGCGCATTCAGGACGCGTGGGGCGTGACGCCGCGCGACGGCTACGGCCAGACCGAAACCGTCGCCCTCGTGACGAACTACCCCGGAATCGACGTCAAACCCGGGAGTATGGGGAAGCCGACGCCGGGCGTCGGCGCGACGATCATCGAGATGAACGAGGAAGAAGAGGTCGAGCCGGGCGAGATCGGCGAAATCGCAGTCCCGGTCGATTCGCCGGCGATCTTCGACGGCTACTACGAGAAGCCCGAACTCGACGAACAGAAGCTGTCCGGCGACTACTACCGGACCGGCGACCTGGCATCGCGAGACGAGGACGGCTACTTCTTCTTCGAGGGCCGTGCCGACGACATCATCATCTCGTCGGGCTACCGCATCGGTCCCTTCGAGGTCGAAGACGCACTCGTCAGCCACGACGCGGTCGCCGAGGCCGCCGCCGTCGACAGCCCCCACGAGGAACGCGGCAGCATCGTCAAGGCCTACATCGTCCTCGCCGAGGGATACGAGGCCGGCGACGACCTCAAGGACGAACTCCAGGAGTTCATGAAGAACGAGACGGCGCCCTACAAGTACCCCCGACGGATCGAGTTCGTCGAGGAACTCCCTAAGACTTCGAGCGGCAAGATCCGCCGGATCGAACTGCGAGAACAGGAACAGGAGAAACACTCCTGA
- a CDS encoding acyl-CoA thioesterase has product MPHTTEITVDWSDTDAGGLIYYPRFFHFVIVGLNDYFRLATDGEHPMETYRKAGYVLPAVEASASFHSPLRAGDEARLETTVLESGTASLTISFAIARASTGERVADGEVSFVFVDDAFEATPLPEEMHECIRARGDA; this is encoded by the coding sequence ATGCCGCATACCACCGAAATCACCGTCGACTGGAGCGATACCGATGCGGGCGGACTCATCTACTATCCGCGGTTCTTCCACTTCGTAATTGTCGGTCTCAACGACTACTTCCGACTCGCCACCGACGGTGAACATCCGATGGAGACCTACCGGAAGGCCGGCTACGTCCTCCCAGCGGTCGAGGCGTCGGCGTCGTTTCACTCGCCGCTCCGGGCCGGCGACGAGGCCCGCCTCGAGACGACGGTCCTCGAAAGCGGAACCGCGTCGCTGACGATCTCGTTTGCGATCGCTCGAGCGTCGACCGGCGAACGCGTCGCGGATGGCGAGGTGTCGTTCGTCTTCGTCGACGACGCGTTCGAGGCGACGCCGCTCCCCGAGGAGATGCACGAATGCATTCGAGCGCGCGGCGACGCGTGA
- a CDS encoding 3-hydroxyacyl-CoA dehydrogenase family protein, which translates to MVRETIDRVGVVGAGTMGSGIAQVAAAHDHDVVMRDIREEFVESGFENIDDSLERLVSNETLPEDEAEGVRERIEGTTDLEDLANCDLVVEAALEEMDVKKDVFADLEDVCDDDILLATNTSTLSITSIASDLEHPERVIGLHFMNPVPIMEGVEVVVGEKTTDTATDLAHEFAEGLEKTTWEADDKPGFVTNRILMPWINEGIRAYDEGVATKEDIDVGMELGTNVPMGPLTLADHIGLDVCLHASETLHEELGDRYKPAYLLKRKVEAGDLGKKTGQGFYEYD; encoded by the coding sequence ATGGTCCGAGAGACGATCGACCGCGTCGGCGTTGTCGGCGCGGGCACGATGGGCAGCGGCATCGCACAGGTCGCCGCCGCGCACGACCACGACGTCGTGATGCGTGACATCCGGGAGGAATTTGTCGAGAGCGGTTTCGAGAACATCGACGACAGCCTCGAGCGCCTCGTTTCGAACGAGACGCTCCCCGAAGACGAGGCCGAGGGCGTCCGCGAGCGGATCGAGGGAACGACCGACCTCGAGGACCTCGCGAACTGCGACCTCGTCGTGGAGGCCGCCCTCGAGGAGATGGACGTCAAAAAGGACGTCTTCGCGGATCTGGAGGACGTCTGTGACGACGACATCCTGTTGGCAACGAACACGAGTACGCTCTCGATTACGTCGATCGCGAGCGACCTCGAGCACCCCGAACGCGTGATCGGCCTGCACTTCATGAATCCCGTCCCGATCATGGAGGGCGTCGAGGTGGTCGTCGGCGAGAAGACGACCGACACGGCGACCGATCTGGCCCACGAGTTCGCCGAGGGCCTCGAGAAGACGACGTGGGAGGCCGACGACAAACCCGGGTTCGTCACGAATCGCATCCTGATGCCGTGGATCAACGAGGGCATTCGAGCGTACGACGAGGGCGTCGCCACGAAGGAAGACATCGACGTCGGAATGGAACTCGGCACGAACGTCCCGATGGGACCGCTGACGCTGGCGGATCACATCGGCCTGGACGTCTGTCTGCACGCCTCCGAGACCTTACACGAGGAACTCGGCGACCGCTACAAGCCCGCCTACCTCTTAAAGCGGAAGGTCGAGGCCGGCGACCTCGGGAAAAAGACCGGACAGGGGTTCTACGAGTACGACTGA